One Antedon mediterranea chromosome 1, ecAntMedi1.1, whole genome shotgun sequence genomic window, ATGGTTAAAGTTTGTTTATACTACGGGTGCGGCAAAATTACGCTAATTGATGTGTGACGTAGTTTGCCGCGCCCTATACGCGTTTAGCATTAAAAGAATCAAGCAAACTTTAGTTTTTGTAACTAAACAACCTTGCATGtcaagctctgtttacactatcaaacttgatgtgatgtgcccatatatggacatgatgatgtcttacgactaccatatttgggatcatcactaccatttgggcacatcacatttgtttgtcaaactaatttgatagtagTTTAGACAGAAAGTTAACACTAACCTGTATTCAGGGCCGTAGTCATGTCTGAAAGGTCCCAGGGGGTGGTGCAAGGTCATGCTGTGCCTTCAAATACTTAGTGTGTGTTAGATGTGTATGTTCTCCGGGAACTGTCGATTGTTTTTCATCATTCACTcagtattttgttttgattgcGTTCAATTTAAGTTGGTTCGATGCGATCGTACGTACGCATTGACAACAATGCAATGCAAGATATTCTGCAACGGGTGATTTCCCTTTGTCATCGGTGACTCAGCTCTGCGAATGTTTGTGCGCTTGGAGGGTTCGCCcgaattattattatcattcatATTCgttcaaatatttaatattggactatatatttgatttgtagGGAAAAGAAAACTCGATGTCACTGGTCCAGTGACCGTAGTCATGGAGGAGGATGGGACAGAAGTGGATGATGACGAAGTTTTACAGGAACTTAAAGGAACTCGTTTGATTATTCTGCCTGATGGGCAGCAATGGATCCCTCCTGGCGCGCATGAGGAAGGCATGGCTAATAATCTACCAGTAGTCACACGTAAACCTCCTTCTGTACACCCGATCCGATGCAGCATGCCTATGATCGAAGATGTAGGAAATGAGCTATTGATGATATCACCAATCCAATTAGGCAAtgataatattcaaattaaacaaaagaaaaatagaGGTAACCGTGCGTTTTATTCAGACTAAAATAACCATGTTGTACATTGCTTTCCTTCTTTATTCCTTCGTTTGATCATCCGCGCGCTCGACGTGCACTGTATATTTTCTTCTTAATAGCTATACAGGTATCCAATCTAACCACACAAATATGATGTTTCTATCTTGTTTAAGCTACGTTCACACCAAGCCCGGATCCGGTCCGGTGGCTGGAGAAAAAATCATGGAAAATGGGTATAAGTGTTAAAGAATAGAAGCGTTCACATCAAATCCGTCCGGATTTCGTACGATTTTTCTCCGGTGGACGGATTCGGAGTGATGGATTTGGAAGccatttcatttgtaaaatcGTACAGATTTTTTCTTCTGACCAATCAGCGTTGAGTACTATGACCTTTATGATGTTTTTATCGTGTTTATCCACAGATCCGAAATGTCCGATCGAGTTACCTAACTTTTCACCAACTGTAGTCTTCCATTTAAAAAACGGTACACCAGAACATGTATGGGAGAAGATGATATCGGAGGCTGGTGAATTTTACATGCATTCTTCGACACCTGATCTTAATTTAACCTACCAATACCAGAGGGTTGGTGAATCAATGTATAGAATGTACCCATCGATTGGACAAGGTGGACAACACCCATGGGTGAGACAAAGTTTCTTTAGACGCACATTCGTTGATGCACATAGCTATTCATTATGCTTATTATTcaatcattttgttattttcagaGTCGATTCACCTCCAATCTGAGCCGCAGAATGCGTCACATCCGATGGAAAAGGAAGAAAAATGCTATCCTTGGCAAAACATCATCATCAAGACATAAATTTTTAATGACGTCACCAAATACAACCCCGCCGATCAACGGCGATGAACCAATCATAGAGTACGAAACTAATGTTGAAGAGGAAATAAGGAAACAGATTACAAAGTTGGAAACAGAGGAAGAGGAGGAGGATGTGTCACCAGAAGCGTGTgtgttgtaaataaagtaaCGTGTATATTACTATTCGTAAATATTGATGTTTGTTGTTGTGCAGGCGAAGGAGATTTAAAACAAGAATA contains:
- the LOC140058796 gene encoding uncharacterized protein, which gives rise to MYKIWSRNRMQKKSIVANSMIELVTKGKRKLDVTGPVTVVMEEDGTEVDDDEVLQELKGTRLIILPDGQQWIPPGAHEEGMANNLPVVTRKPPSVHPIRCSMPMIEDVGNELLMISPIQLGNDNIQIKQKKNRDPKCPIELPNFSPTVVFHLKNGTPEHVWEKMISEAGEFYMHSSTPDLNLTYQYQRVGESMYRMYPSIGQGGQHPWSRFTSNLSRRMRHIRWKRKKNAILGKTSSSRHKFLMTSPNTTPPINGDEPIIEYETNVEEEIRKQITKLETEEEEEDVSPEACVL